Below is a genomic region from Zonotrichia leucophrys gambelii isolate GWCS_2022_RI chromosome 1A, RI_Zleu_2.0, whole genome shotgun sequence.
GACCACGTTATTAACCATTTTTGAagtctttattttcctgtatttgGCCAGTTAGCTCTCAAACTGAGAAGAATCTCAACATCCCTTTGAGCCAGTTTATAAACTCCAAGTTCATTTAGTGCTGCTGTTGCAGATGGCTGGCTGGGCTTTAATGGTTCATTTTCTGAAGCTGACTGCAGGACATCCTTCAGAAGCAAGGCAGAGCCAATATTCAGGTTCAGGATAATGCAGGCTTCTTTTATGCTAGAGGAAAAGTTACATGGATTAATGTAAGCAGCACAAATTTAAGTGTAACAAAAAACCCTTCCATGCTCCATGttggtttaaaaatattcagatttcaGTCTCAGTCAGCTGAGGATTTTGATGCTGGTCTATTGAGGACACTCTGGGCTAGTGAAATAGGCTAGCCAGAAATAAAGTAGCAGCTTCTCATCCCTGACAGCAACTAGACTGCCTCACAAGGCAATCCTGAGGAAAACAGTTTAAAGTGATCCTTCTAACAATAAAGTTTGTTGTGTTGTAACTGTATCTTTCACTAGTTTCTTTGGGCCCAGAACCAGAGGTTTGTGCTACTTAATATTCCTTCCATAATTTTATCTAGACATCCTGACTGTACAGAATACTTCAAGACACATGCCACAgtctgctgctgtgtgaggacATGCTGCAGAATCAACTTTCCTAGTTGAAAACATCACACACATAAATGATCCACACTTTTAAAGTGTGGATCAAaactcactgaaaaaaatcttggtTTTAAGTAGAACACTTTCATTTCTCTGGACACTCAACTTCTGAAATACCAGTAGATCAGAAGTTTGCCTACTTACTGCTTGAAGTAGTTTTCTGGCCTCTTGCAGTAATGTGAAAACAGGGGGAACAAATTCCGACTCATGTCGAAGTGGAgttgtgctgctcctccttcaTTGAAATGATTTGCCATAATGATCTGCAAACACAAAGAGGAGCATCTGCTGTTTGAGCCAGGCACTGAcacctgcctggcactgcacagGTCACTCTGATACCCACCTCCTGGTAGATGTGCAGATCCACTTTCTCTGCAAGCATTTGCCAGAAGATTTTGAACAGagagtggcagagctgctgctccagctgcagcaaacGGTCTCGCAGCGTCTGCAGCATCGGGCACGCCGTGCTCGACAGGGACATCACTGCTTGCTCTGCTTGAGAGGGCAAGGACAACCACCTAAAGAAACCATTGCACTGCAGTCATTAGAGTGAAATTATTCATGTTACAACAACTGAAGTTCAAATTaccctttaaagaaaaatcttaccCATTTACAATGTTTCAGAGACAATCCTTTCCCATTTCTAATCTAAAAGTTATCAGTCTAATGCTGTGTTTGAATTTCATTTAGTATTAAACTCATGCTTTAGTTATAAATCTCTGAACATGTCATTCTAGGGAACCCCATCTAATCTGAAAATCATTTGAGTTCTATTCCTTTTATGAAATACTTCAGAAATTCtactcagaagaaaatattcaagaaGCCCTAGGAGTCTGTGAAGACAGAACAGTCATGACAGGCCATTTTGCATAAAATCCACAATActactatgaagaaaataattcctgcTCAAAATAGTAAACTAGAACTATCTAGAATCTTTCCTAGGAATTTAAACTAATACATCCAGTAATTGTGGAACTACTTTAGAAAACATAGCATGACAATTGTCCCCAGGTAAGAATAAAGAGAATTTTACACACTTATTACCCTGCAGCTTTCctactccagaaaaaaaaaataccgccTATTATCTATTCTTGCCTTTACTTACCTCAATATTTTTAACAAGAAATAATCCTGTAATATGCAAAGAGATGAAATAAACAGAATCACCTCTCTTTTTTGTAGAGCTTTGCAGCATCTTTGACCTCTCTGAAGACATGATCTACTTGTCGTGTCAGCATGTCGTGCTTGAGGCGCTCCAGGAGGTTGATCATGTCATCAAAGACAGAGCTCTCCATGGACGCcagctggcccagctgcagctggctcATGGTGTCACTTTCTGCACGGACCTCTAGCTCggcctgctgcagctgcaagaAGAACtaggcaaacaaaaccagagaggaacagcacagaaagtaatcttactCCTTGAACTTTTCATTGGTACTTTGTTAGACAGTTGTAGAAAGCACTTTCCTCTGGCACAtttataaaaagataaaaatttaagattttaaaaacactttcttATCTTTCCCTGTGGTCCTGATttagtgaaaaacaaaacatggtGGTTTAATCCTAGTGATGGGAACTGATACTGGTTTCAGATACAACAGCAGATAGGTAAAGGGAAGAGATGTAAAGAAACattgaaaagatattttaagaCTGACAGCAGCATGCTTTTAAAATACCCTACCTTGGCCTCTTTAAGATTTGCCAAAGTAAActttaattgtaatttttttagcaGTGATTATTCATTGAATCATAAATCTACTGTGCTGAcaacagcaagaaaacaaatttagTTTATTGAGTTCATTGTGGCAACAGcttgttggttttgctttttagcAGATCAAGACACTAGTAGATGCAGTTAAACAACTGCATGAAGGCTGCTGTCCTGTCCAGTCAAGATTATCCCCTGCTAGAGCCACAGGTTCCTGTGAAGACAGGAAGGGTTTGGAGGCAGCCCACAGCCCACACAATGCCTTATTCTGCACACTCCATGTGTAAAAGGATTTTTGACCTTCAGcaacagctgcagcaaagctgcaATTCctcaccaggctgtgctgccaccagGCTGTTGTACAGCAGTCACTAATTCCCAGTGATCAGTGAATGGCCTTTCTGGGCCACACCTGAACTGTGCTgcaacacagacacacacacggATCTGTCTAAGCTCTCCTGCCATGGGAGGAGTTCAAGCACCAGGCaaaggctgctgctctggtgctgAGATCTTCAAaatcaattcttttttttttacaataaaaagcATGTTAAAAAGACTAGGTTTTTTGGTCTCTTCAGATTATTCCATTTCTCAAACTCTCTCTGCATTTCCCTAGAAAGTTTATAATTGGCAGCTTAGGCTTCAAACAGTAACCTGTCCTTATTTATACATCTTTTACTAAATCCAAATTTATATCTCATTCTACTTTTTCAGTAATTAATTCTCCTGAATGCACCTAAAaagtgctgaaaataaaatgtttgttaCAAAACAAACATCCCAAGTCCATTTtagagtatttttttcctaaagaagaGTATTTACTTACTACATTGTCAGCCCAGTCTGCCAGCACTGTTGCTATGTAGTTAACAGCATTAAGGATTGCACAGTATCGGAATCCTAAGGAAGCTCTTGTCTCTTCCTTCATCACTTGAGTTAATCGTATCCTGAAATCATCAACCAACTCCTTCTGTAGGCCCAGGAACTGCAGTTTTCTGGAAGCTGTTGGAAGATTCTTATATCTGTCTGGAAAGACATGAATAAAATGGTTTTAGGCTTTCCAACACTAAATAaaagttttcaaaaagaaacattACAGGCATCAGGTACATACATGCACCACCTCACGGCTATGAGAGCATCATAGAGTCAGTATTTAGCTGTCAGTATTTAAACCAGCCAATATTTCAATGTTTTCAGGGAAACTGCCCATGCAAAAGCTAAACATGCAGACTTTCTTCCCCCTCCTGATTCCAGGAGCAGTTTGTACTCTAACACTTGAGGCAATGTGTGATAATACCACACCTCCAGTGTGGCCCCTAAAGCATCCTCACACAGAGAAAGACAAATTGAAGATGCAATGGTCTCCTGAAAACAAACTCGCTCTTATGTACTGttgcaaaaaaaagagaagttacTTAATAGCTTCTGAATTGATACAGATTCAAAAGGACTATTAGAATTTATTACTGAATTGCAACAAATTTTATTCTGCCAACTATGAGAGAATATGGTTAATATCaaacatatatttataattattattttgcaaACATGTCACTAGGTCAAGATTACTCATGCATGAGTTAGTCCAAAATACAAAACGAAGAGGAAGTTTTTATTAAACTGCAAATATCACAGCTTTGCTAGTTTATTTGGTGACTACTGCTGACAATGAATATTTAGTAAACTCTCTGTTAGCTGAAGGTTTTTTACTGTTCATTACAAACAAGAGCAAAGCCCATAGATATAATTACCTGTTATAACTAACAAGAGAGTCATAAAAGTTTCAGCACAGTCTGGAACTTTCATTTCATCTACATCAGTGATATCTTTGTACTGTGACACCCATGCAGCCTCTGATGAAAGCATAGAGTCCATTTTCTGAAGAGcaactgaaatgcaaaaaacTTGCAAGttaagtttttaattaaaaaaaaatgtaacaaatcCCCTCTAAAGTATACTAACATAAAAGCCTTATCTCTAGTAAgttaaattttgcattttcaggTTATAAAAAATTCCTGACAACTCGTTTCATACAAAACCAGCTTCAATGTATCTATTTGCAACATAGTTAACAGTTAAATACCAGAATTGATTggggggttggttttgttttttaatagtTGGCTTACTGTTTTCCAATatatttcttcttcatttctCAAAAACTAATACCTCGCCCTAATTTCAATTTAAAGTCCCTCTCTGTCTGCACACACATAACATTTGTCCAAAAATAAGCCTACTTGATTGCATACAGCTTAGGGGCAAGAGTCCCACAAAATACAGAGGCACTGTTGAAACCTAATCAATTTTTATTCAGAATAATTACAGAGCATAGAAATTCATATGTTTTTGGCAGTAGCCCTGCCCAAGTGACTTATCCTATTTAAGAAGAGTAGCTGTGTAAGTAGACAGATACTTTGTGACTGTACAATATAAAGGCCAACAAAATGCACTGGAAgtcttacattttttttccactgtcaGCCACCTCTGGAAGCAGGATTCTTCTGACAGAATGTGCATGCAGCTGGGAAGGCTGCTGAGATAACCATGGACGCTGTATAACTCTCTCTCAAACAGAAGGACCTCATCCACGAGGTGACAGAAGAGTGTATCATCATACAGCAGGCAGGGAATATCAGCAGCCAACTTCTCCAAAATCAGCATCACTAGAGCACGAGAGAATTCAAGCTTTGGGAGGAAAGAAGTGAATGTCAGAGGCAGGAAGTACTGACATGTGCAAACATGTACACAAGAAACTGCTACTAGACTAAGTCTCACCATGTACCCATTTCAGTGGAAATGGGCCAAATACCTATCAGAAGCTGACTTAGATATTTATATTCACATTTACAAACCATTTCATTACTTACCCCAGCATTCACTGAAGATCCTGCCTTGTCCAGTATTGGCTGGATTTTGTCATCAAGGAACTTTGAATGATTTCCAATCCACATAAGTACTTGTGTTAAATACCACTCaggcttatttaaaaaaagaaaagaaattattaaatgcATCCAAACATTTATTCAAGTGCTACTAGTATTTTAGGACAAATTTCTAAAAAATACAACTCTCTTTCCTTGCCTTCTCGTGATCTCAGGTCACACAAGTTTTTTACTCTGTTTTACTTAACTTTCATTTATATAAAAGcattatcagaaaaatatttctggattttCATTGTCTTAAATGTACCAAATATTGTGTTTCTCAAGCAAaagttgcatttttatttcccctttctctACTGCTTTCTCACTCATGAGAGCCTTGTTTCTGCTTCATATACTCCTTCCTGTTCTCCTGTGTGGCCCTTATTTCTTGGTACAACAAAAAGGATGTGCTCCTGAGAAAAGCTCTGCTTTCATTGTTATTGTACCTAACCTCAGCCCCACCTTTCCCTAGAAGTAGGGAATCTATCACCCTCccatttcacattttaatgCCTTTAAGTTTTTTCAAGTTTCAACACTTTAAAGTATGGGCTGCAGGTTTTGATGAACACTTCTTTCAGTGTTAGTGCAACTGGAAGCAGTTCCTGTTTCCTCACTCCCAACAGCTAAAGAACATTCTGCTGAGGTGCACTCACATTCTGTGTGTCTGTTTCTCACCTCTGTATTCATTTTCACTTGTCTCATTAATTTTATCATGCTTGGATTGTTGAGTTTTTTTGACAGTCCTTCCCCAGCTGGGCAAGGTCACTGTGAACTCTGAGCCTCTCCTCTGAAATACTGTTAATCTTGTCCAGGTTGctgtcttttaaatatttcacattgatattttctttattgCATTATCCAAGTAATTGCTaaacaaaaaacctaaaccaaatTTCAGCAATGCCCTGTTGAAATATCTTTCTGACCTGACAATAGATTCCCTGTAACATTTTCTTAGTaagttcttatttttaaaataattgttcaCCTATTGTTTGCAAATTCAATGTCTTGAACATGGATTTTCcatttgcctttaaaataattttgttcataTCTAAAACACCTCTTTCCCACTAACATAGACAACAGTATTTTAGTAGCATCTGTCAAGATTGCAAATGCATTTACATTTACACAAGATGGTGATCATAAGCAGACCTGGGCAACAGGACTGTTACA
It encodes:
- the RINT1 gene encoding RAD50-interacting protein 1, yielding MASIAVGKKEVTRDLDHCDIPFYVSEFVERELGNDYDSLGKLDSLIEKLSENKKHLEEQVLTVSSEVPKRIQNALKNAEDSKKSLSQLLEEETALSESINRHLLEAEPWMEDLDVLIGQVEEIERHLAYLQWISRIEELSDSIQQYLMTNNVPEAASTLAFMAELDIKLQDSSCSHLLAFVRSTVKFWHKILKDKLTSDFEEVLTQLRWPFVGPPQSQAFGLAAPANAPEVYSNLEMLFCQLLKLQTSDELLTKPKQLPEKYPLPPSPPVILPMQIMLNPLQKRFKYHFTGNKQTNVLNKPEWYLTQVLMWIGNHSKFLDDKIQPILDKAGSSVNAGLEFSRALVMLILEKLAADIPCLLYDDTLFCHLVDEVLLFERELYSVHGYLSSLPSCMHILSEESCFQRWLTVEKKFALQKMDSMLSSEAAWVSQYKDITDVDEMKVPDCAETFMTLLLVITDRYKNLPTASRKLQFLGLQKELVDDFRIRLTQVMKEETRASLGFRYCAILNAVNYIATVLADWADNVFFLQLQQAELEVRAESDTMSQLQLGQLASMESSVFDDMINLLERLKHDMLTRQVDHVFREVKDAAKLYKKERWLSLPSQAEQAVMSLSSTACPMLQTLRDRLLQLEQQLCHSLFKIFWQMLAEKVDLHIYQEIIMANHFNEGGAAQLHFDMSRNLFPLFSHYCKRPENYFKHIKEACIILNLNIGSALLLKDVLQSASENEPLKPSQPSATAALNELGVYKLAQRDVEILLSLRANWPNTGK